In the genome of Massilia sp. W12, the window TTGCAAGGCCCAGGCGTAGTTGGCGAAGGCTTGGCAGAAAGCCTGACGCAATTTGTGCGATTGATCTTGCAGCACTTGCGAGCTGTATTGCGGCAGCAGGCGGCAGCGCAAGTGTTCGCGCAATTTATCCGTCAGCAAGGGATGCGTCGCTTCCAATGAAAACAGGGCGAATAATTGTTGCTGCAAAGGGGCCAGTTGTTGCCACAGCTGGCGCGTGGAATGCAGCAGGCCCTCCAGATCCTGGCGCGGATAGCCGGACAGCAATTGGGTTTGCCAGCCGCGCGGCGCGCGCGCGCTGTCGATTTGCGCCAGCTGGCCGCGATAATCAATCAGCAGCCCGTATTGTTTTTGCGCATGACGCCGGTTACAGCGATGCAGCACATCCAGCAGCATATATTCCGGCAGAACGCCATCCAGATACTGCACCGCAAGCGCGGCCCCGGGCGCGCTTTTTTCCACCACCACCAGCAAATCAGGCCCATGCGCAGCATGGAATTCCTGCAGGGTTTGCCGCTCATACTGTTCAAAATTGTCGAAATGGCTTTCGATTTGCGCCTGCCATGCCTGCAACAGGGCCGGATCTTCCGCGCCGTCGCCTTCCGCGATTTCCGGCGCCGCCAGCAACAGCGCGCTGTGCGCCAGGCCGCTGGCTTGCAGCAAATGCGCCAGCCGGATCGCCGCGCTTTTATTGCGGCACAAGACCATGCCTTTCAAGCCCGGCGCGGCGGGACGCACATGGCGGCTGAAATGCAGGGCGATATCCAGCGCCAGCACGGCGTCGCGCGCATCTGCCGCCATCTGCTGCAGGCGCGTGAGCAGGGCCAGATTCAATTCCCGCTCCGCCGTTTGCATATCGTGCATGCTGGCGGCCAGCCATTGCGCCCCATTCACCGGTTGTGGCGGCAAGGGTCTTTCTTCATATTGCAGCGGTGCGATTAAGCCGTCCTGCAATGCTTGTTGCATGCTGTAGCGGTGCAAGAGCGGGCCTAAAGCGTGCTGATCGTATTCGCGTTGCAGCAGGGCGCTGCCGGAAAACGCCAGGAAGGCGGCGCGCGGCAAGGCTTTTTTCATGCGCGCGTACAGTTCGGCGTGCGGGCCGCGCAAGCCTTCATCCAACAGCACCACCAATTGGTGGCTGGGGTTGTAGCACAAGTCGAGCGCGGCGGCGGCGGCGAAGCGCTGCACCTGGGTAAACACAATCCGTTCATTGCCGGAACTGATGCGGCGCGCCAATTCATGCCCGGAGCGGCTTTTGCCGCGTTCGCTTTTGCCGCCGCCCAAACCGCAATGCTGGAACTGCAGCGCCATTTGCGCTTCCACTTCGCTGCGTTCGCTGATGATCAGAATACGGCAATCTTTCAAGCCTTCATGCAGCAGCATGGCGCGCGCCAAAAACGCCATGCACATGGTTTTCCCGGCTCCGGCGGCATGCCATAGCAAACCGCCGAGGCGTGCGCCGCGCTCATTGCGCTGGCTGATGCGCTCCAGGCAGGAGCGCACCGCAAAAAATTGCTGGCTGTGCGCCGCCAGCCGGCCTTGCCGCTTGTCGTGCAACATATACGAGGCGAGAAACTCCAGCAGGCGCGCCGGTTGCAGCAAGCCCAGCACCAGGGTGTGCGCCTGATCCAGTTGCTGCTCTTCCTGCCATAAGCGTTTGAGTTGATTGCGCTGCGCCAGACTCAGCTCGTTTTGCAATTGGTTGCGCACTTCCATGCTCAACGGGGTGTTCAAGAGGCGCTGTAAATATTCTTCGCTGTATTGCTCTTCATGCCAGCAAGACCAGTGCGGCGCGCCGCTGCAGGCGTAGCGGCCACTGTGCGCGCCGAGCGCAAACAAAAGCTGGGCGTGGCCATACAAATGGGCCAGTTCATGCGCTTCTTGCAATTGCTGATGCTGCGCCATGGCTTGCTCCAGCTGTTGCGCATCGCTGGGCGCGGCGGCGTCGCCGGTTTCAATCAAGGCCAGCGGAATCCCGTTGACGAAACACACCAAACCGGCTTGCCGCACATGCTTGCCCTGCGCTGCGCACATCTCAAACATATCGCACACTTCATAGCGATTCGCTTTGCGGTTGTGCCAGTCGATAATCGGCACCGTGGGCTGATGTTTTTTGCCATCCGGCAGAAATTCAGTGATTGTCACGCCCAGCCGCAATTTGTCATACAGCTGCGCGCTCATGCCGGCTACGCCCTGTTGCAGGGACAGGCTGCTGACTTCACGCACGATTTGCTCAATCCCGTTCGGGGTCAGCAAATGCGCTTGGCCATTGTGTTGATAGCGCCGGCTTTGCAATACTTCCACCAGACTGCTGTGCAACAGCGCCTGGCGGCGGTTGCCGCGTTTCGCCAGCGCCTGTTGCGGCGACAGATAATGCCAGCCGAGTGCGCACAGCAGATTCAAGGTGCGCAGATGGCGCGTGCTTTGGTTGCCGTCGGTATGCATGGCGGCAGGTTGGGAATCGATTGCGTTGGACATGCTGTCTCCCCTCAGATGAAGTGCAGATAAGCATGTTAGCCAGCGCAATCCGCGCCAACAATGCAAGAAATCTCATGGTTTTTGCCGGCGCACACGGACACTGGAAGCGGCTGGATTCAGATCTCTGTGCGTTGAAACGGCAGGGCGCCGGCGATAAAGCGCTCAATCAATTCCATTTTTTGCTGCAGCAAGGCGGCGCGCGCCGCGTGTTCCAATTGCAGTCTGTGCGCCGCTTGATTCAGGCTGGCGCTGATCTCCGTTTGCGCTGGCGGCGGCGGCAGCCAGATCTGTAAATCATGCAATTGCTTGCTGCTGAGCTGCGGATAGCTGGAGCCGGCCACCAGGCTGGCGATTTGCTGCTGCAAAGCGGCCCCGAACAGGCTGTGATACAGGAAATCGGTGCTGATCTGCGCTCCCGGCGTGAGCACCGCCATGCCGCTGGAGGCGATGCAGCCCTCATGTTCCGGCAGGGCGCGCGCCAGCCCCTGCAGATCAGGCCGCACCAGCGATAACAAAACATCGCCGGCATGCACCACGCGCCGCGCGCGCGCCGGCGCATCGGCTAAGCTGTGCAGATCCGGCGCACGCCAGATGTCGCCTTGCTTTAAGTGTTCAATCCGCAAATAACGGATCGGCTCTTGCGGCGGCCATTTGCTGCGCACCAGCGATTCGGCGTCGATTCGCACCGCATCGCCGAGGCGGACTTGGCGCCAGCCCTGATCGCTGCGCGGGCGCAGCAAAAAGTGTTGCAGATTGGCTTGTTGCTGGCGGCTGTTGGCGATCAATTCATCACTGGTCTGCAGCGCCGCATCCCAGCACTGCAAGGCGTCCACCATCACTTGCTGCTGCGCCATAGGCGGCAGCAAGACCGGGAATTGGCGTAATTGACTGATGCTGATCGAGGCTAAGCTGGTGCTGCGCTTGCCATAGCGCAAAAAGAAGCGCCGGCCATGGCTGGAGGCGGTCAGCGCGCTGAGAAAGTGCGGCAGCAATTGGCTGCGCTCGGTTTTCACCACAAACACATGATTTTGATGCACGCAGGGCGCAATCTGTCCCTGCCAGACATCGCCGCGCCCGAGCATGTCGAAATTTCCGCCCTCGGTCAGCAGCACATCGCCGACCGCCAGCGCATAGCGCGCGATTTGCCTGGGATCTAAGCGCATATGCTTGATGTCTTGCAAATCGAGATAACCGTCCTGCACATTGGCGACCCGGATATACGGCACCTCCTGCGCCGCCGGCGGAGTGTGCCGGCTCAGCGCCAGACCGGTGCGCACGCATGCTACCTGCTCCAGCGGCGCCATGCGCCAGCCGGGCGGCAAGGCCGGACAATCTGCCTGCATCAGCCGCCCACCACTTTCAATTCCTGCGGCAGAATGCCGAGTGCGCGCAAATGTTGATCCATTTCTTCTTCCAGAGTATGCAATTGGCGCTGCAATAAGGCGCGTTCTGCGCGCAGACTCAGGAAATCAGTCTCAGTCTGGTCTTTTTGCGACAGCACATAGCGCGAAATATTCAGATTGTATTCATTGCGCGCCAGTTCTTCCTCATCCGCCAGCCAGGCGTACCCCGGCACGCTCTGGCGCGCTTGCACCGTGTGCAAAATCTTTTCAATGTCGCAGGGCCGCAATTGGTTTTGATTTTTGCCATCCTGATAGGCGTTGCTGGCGTCGATAAACAGCACATCGCGCCGCTGCCGCTGGCGTTTGAAGAGCAAAATCGCGGCTGGAATGCCGGTGCCGTAAAACAGCTTTTCCGGCAGCCCGATCACCGCATCGAGCAGGTTTTCCTGCACCAGCTGGCGGCGGATCAAGCCTTCCGCCGCACCCCGGAACAAGACCCCGTTCGGGGCCACCACCGCCATTCTGCCAGTGTCTTGGCGCATGCTTTCAATCATATGCAAAATAAAGGCGTAATCGCCCTTGGTGCGCGGCGGCAGACCGCGTCCGAAACGGTTCCAGGGATCTTCCAACAGGCTTTCATGGCCCCATTTTTCCAGCGAGAACGGGGGATTCGCCACCACCACATCAAAGCGCATCAATTGCCCATCGCGCTCCAGCAGCTTGGGTGTGCGCAGCGTGTCGCCCCATTCGATGCGGTGATTGTTTTCGCCGTGCAAAAACATATTCATCTTGGCCAGCGCCCAGGTCGAATTAATCGCTTCCTGGCCGTACAGCTCATATTCGCGGCTTTGTTCGCGCTGGCGGATCAGTTGCCCGCATTTCATCAACAGCGAACCGGAGCCACAGGTCGGATCGTAAATTTTCTCGCCGCGTTTGGGATCGACCAGCAACGCCATTAATTGCGAGATTTCCGGCGGGGTGTAAAACTCGCCCGCTTTTTTGCCGCTGCTGGCGGCGAAATGCTTGACCAGAAATTCGTAAGCATTGCCGATCACATCCAGCGCGCCAACCCGGCTCGGACGCAGATTCAAAACCGGCTTGGCGAAATCTTCCAGCAGATGGCGCAGGATATCGTTTTTCACCGCCTCCTCGCCCAGCCGGGTGGAATTGAAGCTGATATCGCGGAACACTTCGCGCAATTTGCCGGCGTTTTGCTCGGCGATCAGATGCAGCGCGCGGTCGATCCGCTCGCCATTGCCGGGCTGATGGCGCTTTGCGTGCAGACTGTGGAAATTCGCTTCCGGGGCCAGCACAAAATTTTCCGCCTGCATCAATTCTTCAATCAGCTCGGGATGTTCGCCGAACATTTTTTGATGCCCTTCATAATGGTCTTGCCACACATCCGAGATGTATTTCAAGAACAGCATGCTGAGCACATAATCTTTATAGACATTGGAATCGACCACGCCGCGAAAGGTGTCACAGGCCTCCCACACTGCGCGGTTGATCACATCTTGTTCAATCGCTTGCTGGTTCATGCTTTTCTCCCGGTTTAAGCTTGCGCCAACAGCAGCCGGCGCACGATGCCTTGCATCTCGCGTTCACGGTTTTTGCGCAGTTCTTCCAATAAGCCCTGTTCGCGCTTGTGAGCGGCGGCCAGAGCCAGAATTTGTTGTTGCCGCTCCAGCGGCGGCACGCTCAGCGGCAGCGCTTCCAAAATCCCGCGCCGGATCGAGAGCTGGTCGCTGCCCTCGGCATTGCGGTGCAAATACTCTTGCGCAGGTTCCTGATTGATTTGCCAGGCCAGAAAACCCGGCAGCAATTGCATGCTGCAATGCGGCAGCAGGCGGATCAGGAAAAAATATTGCGAACAGACCGCAGGCCCCGGCACATGCTCCAGATGCACCGCGAAATTGCGCGCGCCGCGCGCCAAAAACAAAATATCGCCATCGCGCAGCCAATCCGGTTTTTTACGTCCGCCCGGATTGGTGCGCGCCACCTGCGCCCAGGCCACTCCGTGCAAAGGGTTGACATCGCGCATTTGCACGGTCAACGCGCAGCCATCGGCAATTTCCGGCACACTGCCGCGAAACGGATGACCGGCGCGCACTTCAGCATACTCACTCAAAATATCCATATTGCGCCACCAATCGAAAATCTGCTCTGCAGCGGCAGAGCTGGGTAGGAAGTGCTTCGCTCAGGCCTGCGGCATTCTATTGCATCATTGAAGATGATGCAAACTGCGACGCGGCGTTTTTCTGGAAAAATCCATCACGCTCCTGACTGTTTTGCGCACGCGCCGGGACGCACAGGCAAGCCAACTATATGCCTTTTTCACCATCCGCCATGATTTTGCAGCCATGAGAAATCACACGATTTGTCAATTCCGCCTTGTGTTTTTTGGCGCGCTGCGTGGCTTTTACATCAGGCATGCAGTGATGCCTTGACAAGCACTGCTCCTGCTAGTGAAATGCAAGATGCCTTGCGCATTGCGCGCAGTATGCGGATCGCAATGCAAGCCCGGGTCTGGCCCCGGCGGCAATAATCGTGATCAACCGACGCAGCCTCTGCCGGCGCTGCGCCACAAGCGGGGGATGAAGATGCTGTCGAATATGAATATCGGTATTCGCCTGACCATCGTGTTTTCGGTCATGCTGACTTTGTTGGCATCGGTTACCGGACTGAGTTTATGGCGCATGCACGACTTGCACAACGATCTGGAGCAGTTGTCCAAAGTCGAATGGGAAAAAAGCAAACTGGCCATGACGGCGCTCGACAATGCGCGCGGCAGCATAGGCCGGGTGTTCCAGCAAGTGGCGCCGGGCGAATCCGGCGATAAAACCAAGGGTGTGGAGCGCTTGCGCGAGAATACCGCAAAATTCCAGGACGCCTTGAGCAAACTGGAAAAAGCGATGAGCGAGGCGGCGGGCCGCGCCAAGGTCGATAAAGCCAAAGCCAGCGGCGCCGCCTACATCACTTCCTACGGCAAGGCCTTGCAAGCCGCGACTGAGGGGCGCAGCGAGCAGGCCGGTTTTATCGCTTATGGCGAAAGCTATGCGGCCTTGCAAGCTTTCGCCAACGATTTGCGCGAACTCAATGAATACCAGCAAAAAGTGTTCGATCAGACCGCCCGCACCAGCGATGAAAACCTGGCGCGAACCAGCAAGATGGTGCTGGCTTTAAGCGCGCTGGCGCTGGTGGTCGGCGTGTTGGCGGCGCGCCGCGTCACTGTTTCCATCGTCAGCCCTTTGAACGAAGCAATCAATGTGGCCGAGCGCGTGGCGCAGGGTGATTTGAGCGTGGAAGTGCGTTCCAGCAACAAGAGCCAGTTGGGCAATCTGATCAACGCGATTGGCCATATGAGCAGCAGTTTGGCCACCCTGGTGGCCAAGGTGCGCACTTCCAGCGATGTGATTCAGCATACCGCGCACCAGATCGCGGCGGACAGCAGCGATTTGTCCGCCCGCACCGAGCAGCAAGCCAGTTCGCTGGAAGAATCAGCGGCTTCGATTGAAGAGCTGACTTCCACTGTGCGCCAAAGCGGCGACAATGCGGATGAGGCCAACCGTCTCGCGCTGTCGGCCTCGGAAGTGGCCGGCAAAGGCGGCGCGGTGGTGGCTGAAGTGGTGCAGACCATGGGATCGATCAATGAATCTTCCAAGAAAATCGTGGACATCATCGGCGTGATTGACGGGATTGCCTTCCAAACCAATATCCTGGCCCTGAACGCTGCGGTGGAAGCGGCGCGCGCCGGCGAACAGGGGCGCGGTTTCGCCGTGGTGGCGTCTGAGGTGCGCAGTCTGGCGCAGCGCAGCGCCAGCGCCGCCAAGGAAATCAAACATCTGATCACCGCCTCGGTGGAAAAAGTCGAAGTCGGCGCCAAGCTGGTGGATCAGGCCGGCGCCACCATGGAGGAAATCGTGACCTCGGTGCGGCGCGTCACCGACATCATGGGCGAAATCGCCAACGCCACACGCGAACAGGTCAGCGGGATTGAGCAAATCAATCAAGCCGTCAGCCATATGGACGAAGTGACGCAGCAAAACGCCGGTCTGGTGGATGACGCCGCCTCGCAATCCGCCGCGCTGGAACAACAGGCGATGCAATTGCATGATGTGGTGGCAGTGTTCAAGCTTTCAGCCGAACGGGAGCGCGAGAGCGCCGCCGCGCAACATGCGGCGCATGGCGCAGGCGGACATAAGCCGGCCCGGCTGGCGCCGCCGCGCCCGACCTTGAAGCGGCCTGCGCCAGCCCCAAGGCCCGCCCCGGCGCCAGCGGCGCGGCCGGCGCCGGCGCCGTCTTCCAGCTCGACCCAACACGACGGCTGGGAGGAATTCTGATGTCGGCAGGCGGGTGGCCTGTTACAATCCGGCTTTTTAAGCCCAGGCCGTGAAAACCAAAACCACCCGCCCGACTTCCGCCGCTGCGCGCCGTCCGCAACAAGTGCGCATTATTGGCGGCGCATGGAAGCGCACCCCTTTGCCGGTGCATGACGCAGAGGGCTTGCGCCCGACCCCTGACCGGGTGCGCGAAACCCTGTTTAACTGGCTCAATTTCTTATGGGAGCTGGAGTGGGAGCACAAGCGCGTGCTGGATCTGTTCGCCGGCAGCGGTGCGCTCGGTTTTGAAGCCGCCAGCCGGGGCGCCGCCCAGGTGGTGCTGTGTGAAAACCAGGCGGCGGCATGCCGCCAGTTGCGCGCCAATCAGGAAAAATTGCAGGCCACGCAAATACAAATTCTGCAAGGCGACGCTTTTCTCAGCAGTGCGCGTCTGCCGGGCGCATTTGATTTGATTTTTATCGACCCGCCGTATCAATTGGCGCTGTGGCCGCGCGCGCTGGAGAGTGCTTCCAAATTGCTGGCGCAAGATGGCCTGGTGTATCTTGAATTGCCTAAAACACAAGAAATTCCGCCATTTCTGGCTGATTGGACTATTGTGCGCAGCATGCAAGCCGGGATGGTGGCGTGTTACTTGCTGTGCCGCAATAATTGCAGCAGATTTGCCTGATTTTCGTGCATAATCGGTGTCGTTGCATGTCGTAGTTGTCCCATCATGCAGCATTCCCATCATTCCGTTTTGCAAAGGATACAGGATGGTCATCGCCGTCTATCCCGGTACATTTGATCCATTAACCCGTGGTCATGAAGATTTGGTGCGTCGCGCCTCCGGCCTGTTTGACACCCTGGTGGTCGGGGTTGCAGACAGCCGCAATAAAAAGCCGTTTTTCAGCATGGAAGAGCGCTTGAATATTGCACAAGAGGTGCTGGGACACTATAAAAACGTGCGGGTGGAAGGTTTTTCCGGCTTGCTCAAAGATTTCATCCGCCGCCATGACGCGCGCGTCATCGTGCGCGGTTTGCGCGCGGTGTCCGATTTTGAATATGAATTTCAAATGGCCGGCATGAACCGTTATCTTTTGCCTGATGTGGAAACCCTGTTTTTGACGCCATCCGACCAATACCAATTCATTTCCGGCACGATTGTGCGCGAGATTGCGGTATTGGGCGGCGATGTCTCAAAATTTGTGTTCCCCTCGGTCGAGCGCTGGCTGAAAAACAAGGTCGCTCAGGCGGAGTAAAGCATGGCCTTGATGATTACCGATGATTGCATTAATTGCGACGTCTGCGAACCGGAATGCCCGAATGAAGCGATTTTCATGGGGCCGGAAATTTACCAGATTGATCCCAATAAATGCACCGAATGCGTCGGCCACTTTGCCGAGCCGCAGTGTCAGCAGGTGTGCCCGGTTTCCTGCATCCCCTTCAACCCGGAATGGCGCGAAAGCCAGGAGCAGTTGATGGAAAAATATCATCAACTGCAAGCGGGCAAAGCAGTCTGATCTTGTGCCGCTTCAGGCGAATCCAGCCCGCAAGGCCGGCTTGCGTGAAGCGAAAATCCTGCGTCTGAAATTGCGTTGAACGGAATTTCTGGCGCACGGCATGCCATTTGCGCGGCCTGCGGCTGAGATTGCGCCAAGGTTTCGCCTGTCCACAAGCCGAAACGCTGCGAAGGCCCGGCGCTTGAAAAGGCATCACCGCAAGCCGGCAAATCCACTTGCTTTATTTCTTTATGGCAATTCCCGTTGCGCATAAGAAATTTTGCGCTATTATATGAACAGGCGGCGTTTTATTTCATTGCCGCCGCTGAAAAGCGCCAGCCGTATCGCGTTTTTCACAGCCTTCCCGTGCAGCCCTTCTCAATGCTGCGCATGTATGGATCGCCTGCTTGCGATCACAGTCGTAAACGGCCTTGAATCCGCCGGCATTTTTTCTTTGCAGCAAAGCGTAACAAGTCCCACAGCCAGAATATTGCGGTTGTTGGCTTTTCGTCTGAACAACAAGGGAGAAGCGCCATGAATCATGCAGTCATCAATCTTGCTGTTACAGCTGTAGCCCATCGGCGCGCGCCGACAGTTGGCATCGCGCGTCAACGGATGGAAGCCCGTTCCCGGGTATTGCCGGTGCGTCACGCCACGCATGCACGTTGGCGCGGCGCCTCACGCAGCAGTGAGGCTTGCATTGGCATCTTTTTATTGCGTCCAAAGCCAAGAAGGCCGGGGCCGCGCCGTTTTTAAGCAGGGAAGGAGAGCATCATGCGTGGCGATATCAAACGCATGTTGGCTTTGCCCCTGGCGACATTGTTCAGTTTCTGGCTGTTGGCTGGTTTGTGCATGGAGCGCCTGGGGGTATTGCAACAACAGGGCAGCGCACAAACCCGTGGTATTGCGCTGAAGGTGGATTTGCTGCAGCAGTTACTCAGCAGCAGCGATGCGGAAGAACAGGCTTGGCGCAGCTTGCACAGCGCCACCGGCATCCGTGCGCAGCTTGAAGCACGGCAGGAATTGGAACGGCAGGCTGGC includes:
- a CDS encoding type I restriction endonuclease, which translates into the protein MSNAIDSQPAAMHTDGNQSTRHLRTLNLLCALGWHYLSPQQALAKRGNRRQALLHSSLVEVLQSRRYQHNGQAHLLTPNGIEQIVREVSSLSLQQGVAGMSAQLYDKLRLGVTITEFLPDGKKHQPTVPIIDWHNRKANRYEVCDMFEMCAAQGKHVRQAGLVCFVNGIPLALIETGDAAAPSDAQQLEQAMAQHQQLQEAHELAHLYGHAQLLFALGAHSGRYACSGAPHWSCWHEEQYSEEYLQRLLNTPLSMEVRNQLQNELSLAQRNQLKRLWQEEQQLDQAHTLVLGLLQPARLLEFLASYMLHDKRQGRLAAHSQQFFAVRSCLERISQRNERGARLGGLLWHAAGAGKTMCMAFLARAMLLHEGLKDCRILIISERSEVEAQMALQFQHCGLGGGKSERGKSRSGHELARRISSGNERIVFTQVQRFAAAAALDLCYNPSHQLVVLLDEGLRGPHAELYARMKKALPRAAFLAFSGSALLQREYDQHALGPLLHRYSMQQALQDGLIAPLQYEERPLPPQPVNGAQWLAASMHDMQTAERELNLALLTRLQQMAADARDAVLALDIALHFSRHVRPAAPGLKGMVLCRNKSAAIRLAHLLQASGLAHSALLLAAPEIAEGDGAEDPALLQAWQAQIESHFDNFEQYERQTLQEFHAAHGPDLLVVVEKSAPGAALAVQYLDGVLPEYMLLDVLHRCNRRHAQKQYGLLIDYRGQLAQIDSARAPRGWQTQLLSGYPRQDLEGLLHSTRQLWQQLAPLQQQLFALFSLEATHPLLTDKLREHLRCRLLPQYSSQVLQDQSHKLRQAFCQAFANYAWALQSVLSSRLPQQEAGAAELDSHLQSLRFFSLLYRRALQDANQSPDPRLLQLCATCLQRHGMSAQENVQEDHSWSPERWQNEAELSKQRLRLALEQELDDDPYARQLFQQRYAQALQRAAQAGQDWQQQHALWRQLEQQWQSRQIDTLPEIFQRRRSAAAYYGLFRLCLGEAHFAAANAAQQSAYVDQALAIDDVVQPALRENTLNPEQVESIIKSRLLPRLFLMLGMEHARTVCNQIVRIALVRGKNLRAE
- a CDS encoding restriction endonuclease subunit S — encoded protein: MQADCPALPPGWRMAPLEQVACVRTGLALSRHTPPAAQEVPYIRVANVQDGYLDLQDIKHMRLDPRQIARYALAVGDVLLTEGGNFDMLGRGDVWQGQIAPCVHQNHVFVVKTERSQLLPHFLSALTASSHGRRFFLRYGKRSTSLASISISQLRQFPVLLPPMAQQQVMVDALQCWDAALQTSDELIANSRQQQANLQHFLLRPRSDQGWRQVRLGDAVRIDAESLVRSKWPPQEPIRYLRIEHLKQGDIWRAPDLHSLADAPARARRVVHAGDVLLSLVRPDLQGLARALPEHEGCIASSGMAVLTPGAQISTDFLYHSLFGAALQQQIASLVAGSSYPQLSSKQLHDLQIWLPPPPAQTEISASLNQAAHRLQLEHAARAALLQQKMELIERFIAGALPFQRTEI
- a CDS encoding type I restriction-modification system subunit M; the protein is MNQQAIEQDVINRAVWEACDTFRGVVDSNVYKDYVLSMLFLKYISDVWQDHYEGHQKMFGEHPELIEELMQAENFVLAPEANFHSLHAKRHQPGNGERIDRALHLIAEQNAGKLREVFRDISFNSTRLGEEAVKNDILRHLLEDFAKPVLNLRPSRVGALDVIGNAYEFLVKHFAASSGKKAGEFYTPPEISQLMALLVDPKRGEKIYDPTCGSGSLLMKCGQLIRQREQSREYELYGQEAINSTWALAKMNMFLHGENNHRIEWGDTLRTPKLLERDGQLMRFDVVVANPPFSLEKWGHESLLEDPWNRFGRGLPPRTKGDYAFILHMIESMRQDTGRMAVVAPNGVLFRGAAEGLIRRQLVQENLLDAVIGLPEKLFYGTGIPAAILLFKRQRQRRDVLFIDASNAYQDGKNQNQLRPCDIEKILHTVQARQSVPGYAWLADEEELARNEYNLNISRYVLSQKDQTETDFLSLRAERALLQRQLHTLEEEMDQHLRALGILPQELKVVGG
- a CDS encoding restriction endonuclease subunit S, which gives rise to MDILSEYAEVRAGHPFRGSVPEIADGCALTVQMRDVNPLHGVAWAQVARTNPGGRKKPDWLRDGDILFLARGARNFAVHLEHVPGPAVCSQYFFLIRLLPHCSMQLLPGFLAWQINQEPAQEYLHRNAEGSDQLSIRRGILEALPLSVPPLERQQQILALAAAHKREQGLLEELRKNREREMQGIVRRLLLAQA
- a CDS encoding methyl-accepting chemotaxis protein translates to MNIGIRLTIVFSVMLTLLASVTGLSLWRMHDLHNDLEQLSKVEWEKSKLAMTALDNARGSIGRVFQQVAPGESGDKTKGVERLRENTAKFQDALSKLEKAMSEAAGRAKVDKAKASGAAYITSYGKALQAATEGRSEQAGFIAYGESYAALQAFANDLRELNEYQQKVFDQTARTSDENLARTSKMVLALSALALVVGVLAARRVTVSIVSPLNEAINVAERVAQGDLSVEVRSSNKSQLGNLINAIGHMSSSLATLVAKVRTSSDVIQHTAHQIAADSSDLSARTEQQASSLEESAASIEELTSTVRQSGDNADEANRLALSASEVAGKGGAVVAEVVQTMGSINESSKKIVDIIGVIDGIAFQTNILALNAAVEAARAGEQGRGFAVVASEVRSLAQRSASAAKEIKHLITASVEKVEVGAKLVDQAGATMEEIVTSVRRVTDIMGEIANATREQVSGIEQINQAVSHMDEVTQQNAGLVDDAASQSAALEQQAMQLHDVVAVFKLSAERERESAAAQHAAHGAGGHKPARLAPPRPTLKRPAPAPRPAPAPAARPAPAPSSSSTQHDGWEEF
- the rsmD gene encoding 16S rRNA (guanine(966)-N(2))-methyltransferase RsmD: MKTKTTRPTSAAARRPQQVRIIGGAWKRTPLPVHDAEGLRPTPDRVRETLFNWLNFLWELEWEHKRVLDLFAGSGALGFEAASRGAAQVVLCENQAAACRQLRANQEKLQATQIQILQGDAFLSSARLPGAFDLIFIDPPYQLALWPRALESASKLLAQDGLVYLELPKTQEIPPFLADWTIVRSMQAGMVACYLLCRNNCSRFA
- the coaD gene encoding pantetheine-phosphate adenylyltransferase; its protein translation is MVIAVYPGTFDPLTRGHEDLVRRASGLFDTLVVGVADSRNKKPFFSMEERLNIAQEVLGHYKNVRVEGFSGLLKDFIRRHDARVIVRGLRAVSDFEYEFQMAGMNRYLLPDVETLFLTPSDQYQFISGTIVREIAVLGGDVSKFVFPSVERWLKNKVAQAE
- a CDS encoding YfhL family 4Fe-4S dicluster ferredoxin; protein product: MALMITDDCINCDVCEPECPNEAIFMGPEIYQIDPNKCTECVGHFAEPQCQQVCPVSCIPFNPEWRESQEQLMEKYHQLQAGKAV